One window of the Amia ocellicauda isolate fAmiCal2 chromosome 18, fAmiCal2.hap1, whole genome shotgun sequence genome contains the following:
- the LOC136714198 gene encoding trichohyalin isoform X3 produces MEQQEERAELEDIVLRLRADGLDPGATADERLRHLWRLFLRSEGSLVSVTQDLQTLRTQQATEMKEVENYVDHIRNLSEERESLTAEYERENEQLRLDMQQLRIHQEAQLKEVEEMLEQEGLGEITHSSPSEQIAYLLVERATLLEKLEAAERKLDTQSLTGSLREVHLQEELDQIRQTLEEELRQQRESMQRTKETMNKDLQSPGQSPWKKLFGVRKAAQSTRDDPSAHWDELSGERLERQRLERDLDEASRRLAMAHEEIRRLSDELDSARKTQGHRGLQSAVHPGFGDRDQCNPSQRLCPPEPQLERARQEVEEIDLLDLQKAKEHNERLDREILALRNRVRSLDSERKTLLEMVQNHNVQSNREVVINTEEPLSLAAHLAQGNGTQDPAVSPPQETTAGDATQRDQEHLEQIHKRCRQDSEDKACRLRELERRLRKLQQEHEELVERNEELESLLGEAQNQSKEDRDRYECEAEGLHRKVKRLESELTRRSQSTQEPPRTGGDQPHTPGSDPDVYLQQTQSSSQERVAVLEGRLMEETEWRQQLEVDLGAAQAALKKEKEELQRTLDELRRLRMEAQTLRAGLQEGNSVCELDRAKKRVDSDLEMQSASARRGQEDLRETRARLAELSAQTGALRAELGNLERERKALRGEVAEGRAQLATLQRQLNDSAQERLRLQEERQRLGLELQCVKEQLQSTRQEGQRLRQASQDPSPAASDRPKDECLSQLVSLKVEMGRLQTTLEEERLLAGQHQLALQAQISEAQSRTKSQDSLLQQKGEECRLLRQDVQRVQNLFTSAERELRYEREKNLDLKRHNALLDQEKVKAGVELKQAQTRLAQLEQSQAALAGELERAQDRARELELDLARSSQSRQAQHSLQEELSVERARLLSTDKKVLELQQQLKSAVHQLRLEETRAGETERLQRDSRDMSDTLAGLRAKLHEEQLHRKLLEQREEELQQQVRALREKEAALGRAGAELRHRLQQQDTRVGVLEVECSAARDEQLHGQKTNQRLSEQLLSSQQELERLQEELQQVLQQLDSQIRKYNEKQSQYKTKLRKAKQVFMKETTDRDCRIQKLENDLALATSLAEKEKCWIKQVTEENEKLLTEKRDLLKKLSEEEEIGQGSLRTASTIQHRVNFLEEENRQLQDRTLQLCSQVAALERALRNVQSVRSLEELKKIFPSESLLLNGSVLRSTSPSLGDTLGILDAIRRVKVGEHPEGIRSSFAVPPRSAPSEIGYLNVSSPAGPARPQDPDESLSLGSDEV; encoded by the exons ATGGAGCAACAAGAG GAGAGGGCCGAGCTCGAGGACATCGTGCTGCGGCTGAGGGCCGATGGACTGGACCCCGGGGCCACAGCGGATGAGCGTCTCCGTCACCTGTGGCGCCTGTTCCTGCGCAGCGAGGGCAGCCTGGTGTCCGTCACTCAGGACCTGCAGACCCTGCGCACACAGCAGGCCACCGAGATGAAGGAG GTGGAGAACTATGTAGACCACATCCGCAACCTCTCGGAGGAGCGGGAGTCCCTGACGGCCGAGTACGAGCGGGAGAACGAGCAGCTTCGCCTGGACATGCAGCAGCTCCGCATCCATCAAG AGGCCCAGCTCAAGGAGGTGGAGGAGATGCTGGAGCAGGAGGGCCTGGGTGAGATCACGCACAGCAGCCCCAGTGAGCAGATCGCCTACCTGCTGGTGGAGAGGGCCACCCTGTTGGAGAAGCTGGAGGCGGCCGAGAGGAAGCTGGACACGCAGAGCCTCACTGGCAGCCTGAGAGAGGTGCATCTGCAG GAGGAGCTGGACCAGATCCGCCAGACCCTGGAGGAGGAGCTCCGGCAGCAGAGGGAGTCCATGCAACGAACCAAAGAGACCATGAACAAG GATTTGCAGTCCCCAGGCCAGAGTCCCTGGAAGAAGCTCTTTGGAGTTCGCAaggcagcacagagcacacgcgATGATCCCTCC GCCCACTGGGACGAGCTGAGCGGGGAGCGTCTGGAGAGGCAGCGCCTGGAGCGGGACTTGGACGAGGCGTCTCGCAGGCTGGCCATGGCGCACGAGGAGATCCGCCGACTCAGCGATGAGCTGGACTCTGCCAGGAAGACGCAGGGCCACAGGG GTCTTCAAAGTGCAGTCCACCCTGGCTTTGGGGATAGAGACCAATGTAATCCGAGCCAACGTCTTTGTCCCCCAGAACCACAGCTGGAGAGAGCACGCCAGGAGGTGGAGGAGATTG atcTCTTGGACCTCCAGAAAGCCAAAGAACACAACGAGCGGCTGGACAGAGAAATACTGGCCCTGAGGAACCGAGTGCGCTCCCTGGACTCTGAGAGGAAAACATTGCTGGAAATG gtgcaGAACCACAACGTCCAGTCGAACAGGGAAGTGGTTATAAACACAGAAGAGCCCCTGTCTCTAGCGGCGCATCTGGCCCAG GGTAACGGCACACAGGACCCCGCCGTCTCCCCTCCGCAGGAGACCACAGCAGGAGATGCCACCCAGAGAGACCAGGAACACCTGGAGCAGATTCACAAAAG ATGCCGCCAGGATTCAGAGGACAAGGCCTGCCGCCTGCGGGAGCTGGAGCGGCGCCTGCGGAAGCTGCAGCAAGAGCACGAGGAGCTGGTGGAGAGGAATGAGGAGCTGGAGTCGCTGCTGGGAGAGGCGCAGAACCAGAGCAAGGAGGACCGGGACCGCTACGAGTGCGAGGCCGAGGGCCTGCACAGAAAG GTGAAACGCTTGGAGTCCGAGCTGACCAGGCGGAGTCAGAGCACGCAGGAGCCCCCACGGACGGGTGGAGATCAGCCACACACCCCTGGATCTGATCCAGACGTCTATCTTCAGCAG ACGCAGAGCAGCAGCCAGGAAAGGGTGGCCGTGCTGGAGGGCCGTCTGATGGAGGAGACGGAGTGGCGGCAGCAGCTGGAGGTGGATCTCGGTGCCGCACAGGCAGCCctgaagaaggagaaggag GAGCTGCAGAGGACCCTGGATGAGCTGAGGAGGTTACGGATGGAGGCTCAGACGCTGAGAGCCGGCCTGCAGGAAGGCAATTCT GTGTGTGAGCTGGATCGTGCCAAGAAACGGGTCGACAGTGACCTGGAGATGCAGAGCGCCTCTGCCCGAAGAGGCCAGGAGGACCTGAGGGAGACCAGGGCCCGCCTGGCAGAGCTCAGTGCACAAACTGGGGCGCTGAGGGCTGAGCTCGGCAACCTGGAGCGCGAGCGCAAAGCACTGCG gGGGGAGGTGGCGGAGGGCCGGGCCCAGCTGGCCACCCTGCAGAGGCAGCTGAACGACAGCGCCCAGGAGAGGCTGCGGCTTCAGGAGGAGAGGCAACGCCTGGGCCTGGAGCTACAGTGTGTGAAGGAGCAGCTGCAGAGCACCAGGCAGGAGGGCCAGAGACtgaggcaggccagccaggaccCCAGCCCGGCCGCATCCGACAGGCCCAAGGATGAGTGCCTCAGCCAG CTGGTGTCTCTTAAAGTGGAGATGGGCCGGCTCCAGACCACCCTGGAGGAAGAGCGCTTACTGGCCGGTCAGCACCAGCTGGCACTGCAGGCCCAGATCAGTGAGGCTCAGAGCCGGACCAAG TCCCAGGATTCCCTGCTCCAGCAGAAGGGCGAGGAGTGCCGGCTGCTGCGTCAGGACGTGCAGCGGGTCCAGAACCTGTTCACCTCGGCCGAGAGGGAGCTGCGCTACGAGAGAGAGAAGAACCTGGACCTGAAGAGACACAATGCCCtgctggaccaggagaaagtcAAG GCTGGCGTGGAGCTGAAGCAGGCCCAGACCAGGCTGGCACAACTGGAGCAGAGCCAGGCGGCGCTGGCGGGTGAGCTGGAGCGAGCACAGGATAGGGCCCGCGAGCTGGAGCTGGACCTGGCCCGCAGCAGCCAGAGCAGGCAGGCCCAGCACagcctgcaggaggagctgagCGTCGAGAGAGCCCGGCTCCTCAGCACCGACAAGAAG GTGCTGGAGTTGCAGCAGCAGTTGAAGAGCGCAGTGCACCAGTTGCGCCTGGAAGAGACGCGGGCCGGGGAGACGGAGCGCCTGCAGAGGGACAGCAGGGACATGTCGGACACGCTGGCGGGGCTCAGGGCCAAGCTGCATGAGGAGCAGCTCCACAG GAAGCTGCTGGAACAGAGGGAGGAGGAGCTGCAGCAGCAGGTCCGGGCCCTGCGGGAGAAGGAGGCTGCTCTGGGCCGGGCCGGTGCCGAGCTGAGGCACCGGCTGCAGCAGCAGGACACGCGTGTGGGCGTGCTGGAGGTGGAGTGCAGCGCGGCCAGAGACGAG CAGCTTCACGGCCAGAAGACCAACCAGAGGCTCTCGGAGCAGCTGCTGTCGAGCCAACAGGAGTTGGAGAGACTGCAGGAAGAGCTTCAGCAGGTGCTGCAGCAGCTCGATTCGCAAATCCG GAAGTACAACGAGAAGCAGTCGCAGTACAAGACCAAGTTACGGAAAGCCAAACAGGTTTTTATGAAGGAGACCACGGACAGAGACTGCCGGATTCAAAAGCTGGAGAACGACCTCGCTCTGGCCACGAGCCTGGCTGAGAAG GAGAAGTGCTGGATCAAGCAGGTCACTGAGGAAAACGAGAAGCTGCTCACAGAGAAACGCGATCTGTTGAAGAAGctgagtgaggaggaggagatcgGCCAAGGCAGCCTGCGGACTGCCTCCACCATCCAGCACAG GGTCAACTTCTTAGAGGAGGAGAACAGGCAGCTGCAGGACAGGACCTTGCAGCTGTGCAGCCAGGTGGCTGCTCTGGAGCGCGCGCTGAGGAACGTGCAGTCGGTGCGCAGCCTGGAG gaactaaaaaaaatatttccttcTGAAAGCCTTCTCCTGAATGGCAGTGTTCTTCGGTCTACAAGCCCAAG TCTTGGAGACACACTCGGCATTCTGGACGCCATCCGGAGGGTCAAAGTGGGCGAACACCCCGAGGGCATCCGGTCCTCTTTCGCCGTGCCCCCCCGCTCGGCGCCTTCTGAGATCGGCTACCTGAATGTGAGTTCCCCAGCGGGCCCCGCCAGACCCCAGGACCCCGACGAGAGCCTGAGTCTGGGCAGCGATGAAGTGTGA
- the LOC136714198 gene encoding trichohyalin isoform X1, whose product MEQQEERAELEDIVLRLRADGLDPGATADERLRHLWRLFLRSEGSLVSVTQDLQTLRTQQATEMKEVENYVDHIRNLSEERESLTAEYERENEQLRLDMQQLRIHQEAQLKEVEEMLEQEGLGEITHSSPSEQIAYLLVERATLLEKLEAAERKLDTQSLTGSLREVHLQEELDQIRQTLEEELRQQRESMQRTKETMNKDLQSPGQSPWKKLFGVRKAAQSTRDDPSAHWDELSGERLERQRLERDLDEASRRLAMAHEEIRRLSDELDSARKTQGHRGLQSAVHPGFGDRDQCNPSQRLCPPEPQLERARQEVEEIDLLDLQKAKEHNERLDREILALRNRVRSLDSERKTLLEMVQNHNVQSNREVVINTEEPLSLAAHLAQGNGTQDPAVSPPQETTAGDATQRDQEHLEQIHKRCRQDSEDKACRLRELERRLRKLQQEHEELVERNEELESLLGEAQNQSKEDRDRYECEAEGLHRKVKRLESELTRRSQSTQEPPRTGGDQPHTPGSDPDVYLQQTQSSSQERVAVLEGRLMEETEWRQQLEVDLGAAQAALKKEKEELQRTLDELRRLRMEAQTLRAGLQEGNSVSVNLSHVQRERDILEQKVCELDRAKKRVDSDLEMQSASARRGQEDLRETRARLAELSAQTGALRAELGNLERERKALRGEVAEGRAQLATLQRQLNDSAQERLRLQEERQRLGLELQCVKEQLQSTRQEGQRLRQASQDPSPAASDRPKDECLSQLVSLKVEMGRLQTTLEEERLLAGQHQLALQAQISEAQSRTKSQDSLLQQKGEECRLLRQDVQRVQNLFTSAERELRYEREKNLDLKRHNALLDQEKVKAGVELKQAQTRLAQLEQSQAALAGELERAQDRARELELDLARSSQSRQAQHSLQEELSVERARLLSTDKKVLELQQQLKSAVHQLRLEETRAGETERLQRDSRDMSDTLAGLRAKLHEEQLHRKLLEQREEELQQQVRALREKEAALGRAGAELRHRLQQQDTRVGVLEVECSAARDEQLHGQKTNQRLSEQLLSSQQELERLQEELQQVLQQLDSQIRKYNEKQSQYKTKLRKAKQVFMKETTDRDCRIQKLENDLALATSLAEKEKCWIKQVTEENEKLLTEKRDLLKKLSEEEEIGQGSLRTASTIQHRVNFLEEENRQLQDRTLQLCSQVAALERALRNVQSVRSLEELKKIFPSESLLLNGSVLRSTSPSLGDTLGILDAIRRVKVGEHPEGIRSSFAVPPRSAPSEIGYLNVSSPAGPARPQDPDESLSLGSDEV is encoded by the exons ATGGAGCAACAAGAG GAGAGGGCCGAGCTCGAGGACATCGTGCTGCGGCTGAGGGCCGATGGACTGGACCCCGGGGCCACAGCGGATGAGCGTCTCCGTCACCTGTGGCGCCTGTTCCTGCGCAGCGAGGGCAGCCTGGTGTCCGTCACTCAGGACCTGCAGACCCTGCGCACACAGCAGGCCACCGAGATGAAGGAG GTGGAGAACTATGTAGACCACATCCGCAACCTCTCGGAGGAGCGGGAGTCCCTGACGGCCGAGTACGAGCGGGAGAACGAGCAGCTTCGCCTGGACATGCAGCAGCTCCGCATCCATCAAG AGGCCCAGCTCAAGGAGGTGGAGGAGATGCTGGAGCAGGAGGGCCTGGGTGAGATCACGCACAGCAGCCCCAGTGAGCAGATCGCCTACCTGCTGGTGGAGAGGGCCACCCTGTTGGAGAAGCTGGAGGCGGCCGAGAGGAAGCTGGACACGCAGAGCCTCACTGGCAGCCTGAGAGAGGTGCATCTGCAG GAGGAGCTGGACCAGATCCGCCAGACCCTGGAGGAGGAGCTCCGGCAGCAGAGGGAGTCCATGCAACGAACCAAAGAGACCATGAACAAG GATTTGCAGTCCCCAGGCCAGAGTCCCTGGAAGAAGCTCTTTGGAGTTCGCAaggcagcacagagcacacgcgATGATCCCTCC GCCCACTGGGACGAGCTGAGCGGGGAGCGTCTGGAGAGGCAGCGCCTGGAGCGGGACTTGGACGAGGCGTCTCGCAGGCTGGCCATGGCGCACGAGGAGATCCGCCGACTCAGCGATGAGCTGGACTCTGCCAGGAAGACGCAGGGCCACAGGG GTCTTCAAAGTGCAGTCCACCCTGGCTTTGGGGATAGAGACCAATGTAATCCGAGCCAACGTCTTTGTCCCCCAGAACCACAGCTGGAGAGAGCACGCCAGGAGGTGGAGGAGATTG atcTCTTGGACCTCCAGAAAGCCAAAGAACACAACGAGCGGCTGGACAGAGAAATACTGGCCCTGAGGAACCGAGTGCGCTCCCTGGACTCTGAGAGGAAAACATTGCTGGAAATG gtgcaGAACCACAACGTCCAGTCGAACAGGGAAGTGGTTATAAACACAGAAGAGCCCCTGTCTCTAGCGGCGCATCTGGCCCAG GGTAACGGCACACAGGACCCCGCCGTCTCCCCTCCGCAGGAGACCACAGCAGGAGATGCCACCCAGAGAGACCAGGAACACCTGGAGCAGATTCACAAAAG ATGCCGCCAGGATTCAGAGGACAAGGCCTGCCGCCTGCGGGAGCTGGAGCGGCGCCTGCGGAAGCTGCAGCAAGAGCACGAGGAGCTGGTGGAGAGGAATGAGGAGCTGGAGTCGCTGCTGGGAGAGGCGCAGAACCAGAGCAAGGAGGACCGGGACCGCTACGAGTGCGAGGCCGAGGGCCTGCACAGAAAG GTGAAACGCTTGGAGTCCGAGCTGACCAGGCGGAGTCAGAGCACGCAGGAGCCCCCACGGACGGGTGGAGATCAGCCACACACCCCTGGATCTGATCCAGACGTCTATCTTCAGCAG ACGCAGAGCAGCAGCCAGGAAAGGGTGGCCGTGCTGGAGGGCCGTCTGATGGAGGAGACGGAGTGGCGGCAGCAGCTGGAGGTGGATCTCGGTGCCGCACAGGCAGCCctgaagaaggagaaggag GAGCTGCAGAGGACCCTGGATGAGCTGAGGAGGTTACGGATGGAGGCTCAGACGCTGAGAGCCGGCCTGCAGGAAGGCAATTCTGTGAGTGTGAACCTCTCACATgtccagagagagagggacatttTGGAACAAAAG GTGTGTGAGCTGGATCGTGCCAAGAAACGGGTCGACAGTGACCTGGAGATGCAGAGCGCCTCTGCCCGAAGAGGCCAGGAGGACCTGAGGGAGACCAGGGCCCGCCTGGCAGAGCTCAGTGCACAAACTGGGGCGCTGAGGGCTGAGCTCGGCAACCTGGAGCGCGAGCGCAAAGCACTGCG gGGGGAGGTGGCGGAGGGCCGGGCCCAGCTGGCCACCCTGCAGAGGCAGCTGAACGACAGCGCCCAGGAGAGGCTGCGGCTTCAGGAGGAGAGGCAACGCCTGGGCCTGGAGCTACAGTGTGTGAAGGAGCAGCTGCAGAGCACCAGGCAGGAGGGCCAGAGACtgaggcaggccagccaggaccCCAGCCCGGCCGCATCCGACAGGCCCAAGGATGAGTGCCTCAGCCAG CTGGTGTCTCTTAAAGTGGAGATGGGCCGGCTCCAGACCACCCTGGAGGAAGAGCGCTTACTGGCCGGTCAGCACCAGCTGGCACTGCAGGCCCAGATCAGTGAGGCTCAGAGCCGGACCAAG TCCCAGGATTCCCTGCTCCAGCAGAAGGGCGAGGAGTGCCGGCTGCTGCGTCAGGACGTGCAGCGGGTCCAGAACCTGTTCACCTCGGCCGAGAGGGAGCTGCGCTACGAGAGAGAGAAGAACCTGGACCTGAAGAGACACAATGCCCtgctggaccaggagaaagtcAAG GCTGGCGTGGAGCTGAAGCAGGCCCAGACCAGGCTGGCACAACTGGAGCAGAGCCAGGCGGCGCTGGCGGGTGAGCTGGAGCGAGCACAGGATAGGGCCCGCGAGCTGGAGCTGGACCTGGCCCGCAGCAGCCAGAGCAGGCAGGCCCAGCACagcctgcaggaggagctgagCGTCGAGAGAGCCCGGCTCCTCAGCACCGACAAGAAG GTGCTGGAGTTGCAGCAGCAGTTGAAGAGCGCAGTGCACCAGTTGCGCCTGGAAGAGACGCGGGCCGGGGAGACGGAGCGCCTGCAGAGGGACAGCAGGGACATGTCGGACACGCTGGCGGGGCTCAGGGCCAAGCTGCATGAGGAGCAGCTCCACAG GAAGCTGCTGGAACAGAGGGAGGAGGAGCTGCAGCAGCAGGTCCGGGCCCTGCGGGAGAAGGAGGCTGCTCTGGGCCGGGCCGGTGCCGAGCTGAGGCACCGGCTGCAGCAGCAGGACACGCGTGTGGGCGTGCTGGAGGTGGAGTGCAGCGCGGCCAGAGACGAG CAGCTTCACGGCCAGAAGACCAACCAGAGGCTCTCGGAGCAGCTGCTGTCGAGCCAACAGGAGTTGGAGAGACTGCAGGAAGAGCTTCAGCAGGTGCTGCAGCAGCTCGATTCGCAAATCCG GAAGTACAACGAGAAGCAGTCGCAGTACAAGACCAAGTTACGGAAAGCCAAACAGGTTTTTATGAAGGAGACCACGGACAGAGACTGCCGGATTCAAAAGCTGGAGAACGACCTCGCTCTGGCCACGAGCCTGGCTGAGAAG GAGAAGTGCTGGATCAAGCAGGTCACTGAGGAAAACGAGAAGCTGCTCACAGAGAAACGCGATCTGTTGAAGAAGctgagtgaggaggaggagatcgGCCAAGGCAGCCTGCGGACTGCCTCCACCATCCAGCACAG GGTCAACTTCTTAGAGGAGGAGAACAGGCAGCTGCAGGACAGGACCTTGCAGCTGTGCAGCCAGGTGGCTGCTCTGGAGCGCGCGCTGAGGAACGTGCAGTCGGTGCGCAGCCTGGAG gaactaaaaaaaatatttccttcTGAAAGCCTTCTCCTGAATGGCAGTGTTCTTCGGTCTACAAGCCCAAG TCTTGGAGACACACTCGGCATTCTGGACGCCATCCGGAGGGTCAAAGTGGGCGAACACCCCGAGGGCATCCGGTCCTCTTTCGCCGTGCCCCCCCGCTCGGCGCCTTCTGAGATCGGCTACCTGAATGTGAGTTCCCCAGCGGGCCCCGCCAGACCCCAGGACCCCGACGAGAGCCTGAGTCTGGGCAGCGATGAAGTGTGA